A region of the Microscilla marina ATCC 23134 genome:
TTGTTGAAAGCTTACTTCCTTGCTTTGTTTTTGAGTACTATATAATTGCATTTTTGAAAATTCTTTGAGATAAAAAGCTGCAAGGGGCAAGCTATAAGCCACAAGTTTTATTAAACACTTGCCCCAAAACTGTAGCTACTTGCAGCTTTTAATTTGTTACTTCATTACTATTGGACCATTTTGATTAATTGCCGAAGTATAGGTTTCGCTGGTGACCCCCATATCAGCAAAAATCTTTGCCTGAATGTGGGCTATTTCAAGGGCTACCTCTTGATGCTGGCAAAGCGAAAAAATAGAAGGTCCTGAGCCTGAAATACCGCAACCCAACGCTCCGGCTTTGAGCGAAGCCGCTTTTATTTCGCCAAAAGAAGGAATCAATAATGAACGCACGGGTTCTATCACTACATCCTGCAGTGAGCGACTAATCAGTCCATAATCTTTGCGGTATAAGCCTGCAATCAAGCCTGCTACATTTCCCCATTGTGTCACTGCATCAGTCAAAGGAATGTCTTTTTTCAAAATCTGTCGGGCATCCTTAGTAGCTACTTCTATTTGTGGATGTATCACAGTACAATACAAACTTTCTGGAGTATCTATGGGGACAATGTCTAACGGAGCATAACTTCTGATGAGCACAAAACCACCCATGAGGGCAGGGGCTACATTGTCGGCGTGAGCGGCTCCGCAGGCAAGGCGTTCCCCTTCCATAGCAAAAGGGACCAGTTCGGCGGAGGTAAATGGTTTGTCCAAGAGTTGGTTCATGGCAAAAGCTCCAGCTGCTGAACTTGCCGCACTAGAGCCCAACCCACTGCCTAAAGGCATTTTTTTGTGAAGCCAAACTTTGGCACCCCCTTCATAATCAGTTTTTTTGATCAATTGTTGCATAGCCACGCCAGCAGTGTTTGAGGTAGTATCGGTAGGCAGTTTGCCACCGTCTCCAGTAATTGCCACAATCTCTACTCCCGGTTCGTCCTTTAGCTCTACTACTACTTCATCGCCGGGGCTGTCAATGGCAAAGCCCAATACATCGTAGCCGCAGGCTACATTGGCCACAGTAGCTGG
Encoded here:
- a CDS encoding homoserine kinase; the protein is MGKKIKVFAPATVANVACGYDVLGFAIDSPGDEVVVELKDEPGVEIVAITGDGGKLPTDTTSNTAGVAMQQLIKKTDYEGGAKVWLHKKMPLGSGLGSSAASSAAGAFAMNQLLDKPFTSAELVPFAMEGERLACGAAHADNVAPALMGGFVLIRSYAPLDIVPIDTPESLYCTVIHPQIEVATKDARQILKKDIPLTDAVTQWGNVAGLIAGLYRKDYGLISRSLQDVVIEPVRSLLIPSFGEIKAASLKAGALGCGISGSGPSIFSLCQHQEVALEIAHIQAKIFADMGVTSETYTSAINQNGPIVMK